The genomic region ACTATGTTCAATTTATCAACGAAGGATACAGACATTGCAAAGCTTTGGCATTTGCCAAAGGTGCAGAGTCTTTAATCGATCTCAGCTATATTAAAATGAAAGGACTTGATAAAGGCGTTGTGCTCGAATCTGCAAATAATTTAACAGGCGATTTCATCGAAGTAATGAAAGGACATCGTGTTTGGGAAAGAGAATCAGATAGAAAAGTACCAGTTTAAAAAAAAAGCAAACCTTTTTGATTTAGAACTGTTATCTATATAAATCACATTAATAAACATTAAAAAGGAGAAAGAGTATGAACAAGTTAACATGGAAAGGCCGTTGGAACGAAATCAAAGGAAAAGTAAAGCAAGAATATGCCGATCTTACTGATGATGATCTACTTTACGCAGAAGGAAAAGAAGATGAGTTACTAGGCAAACTTCAAAAGAAAACAGGGAAGACTAAAGAGGAAGTTGAATCTTGGTTA from Sphingobacterium sp. BN32 harbors:
- a CDS encoding CsbD family protein is translated as MNKLTWKGRWNEIKGKVKQEYADLTDDDLLYAEGKEDELLGKLQKKTGKTKEEVESWLDKM